The following proteins are encoded in a genomic region of Macellibacteroides fermentans:
- the eno gene encoding phosphopyruvate hydratase produces the protein MNIAKIIGREVLDSRGNPTVEVDVWLESGAFGRAAVPSGASTGENEAIELRDGDKKRYGGKGVLKAVENVNKVIAPALLGYNALLQVAIDRKLIELDGTKTKSNLGANAMLGVSLAVAKAAANYLDLPLYRYIGGTNAYVLPVPMMNIINGGSHSDSPIAFQEFMIRPVGASSFREGLRMGAEVFHALKKVLHDRGLSTAVGDEGGFAPVLEGTEDALNSILSAIKAAGYEPGKDVTIALDCASSEFYKDGIYDYSKFEGAKGAKRTADEQVAYLSELVSKYPIDSIEDGMDEGDWDGWKKLTTALGSKCQLVGDDLFVTNVDFLKKGIETGCGNSILIKVNQIGTLTETLDAIEMAHRNGYTSVTSHRSGETEDATIADIAVATNSGQIKTGSLSRSDRMAKYNQLLRIEEELGSRAVYGYAKLKKSCC, from the coding sequence ATGAATATTGCAAAAATTATCGGACGTGAAGTATTGGACTCCCGTGGTAATCCTACTGTAGAAGTTGATGTTTGGTTGGAATCCGGCGCTTTTGGTCGCGCTGCTGTCCCTTCGGGTGCTTCTACCGGCGAAAACGAAGCCATCGAACTACGTGATGGAGACAAAAAACGTTACGGTGGTAAAGGAGTTCTCAAGGCTGTAGAAAATGTAAACAAAGTAATTGCTCCTGCTCTTTTGGGTTATAATGCTCTTCTTCAGGTAGCCATCGACAGAAAACTTATTGAATTGGATGGAACCAAAACGAAATCTAATTTAGGTGCCAATGCAATGCTTGGTGTTTCATTGGCTGTTGCAAAGGCTGCTGCCAATTACCTTGATTTGCCATTGTATCGTTATATCGGAGGTACCAATGCCTATGTATTGCCGGTTCCGATGATGAACATTATCAATGGTGGTTCGCACTCCGATTCTCCTATTGCATTTCAGGAATTTATGATTCGCCCTGTAGGAGCTTCAAGTTTCCGCGAAGGGTTACGTATGGGTGCCGAAGTATTCCATGCTCTTAAGAAAGTTCTTCACGATAGAGGTTTAAGTACAGCTGTTGGTGATGAAGGTGGTTTTGCGCCTGTTCTGGAAGGTACGGAAGATGCTCTCAACTCTATTCTTTCTGCTATCAAGGCTGCCGGTTACGAACCAGGAAAGGATGTAACGATTGCTTTGGACTGCGCTTCTTCCGAATTTTATAAAGACGGTATTTACGACTATTCAAAGTTTGAAGGTGCTAAAGGTGCCAAAAGAACAGCAGACGAGCAAGTTGCTTACCTGTCTGAATTGGTTTCTAAATATCCTATCGACTCTATCGAGGACGGTATGGATGAAGGCGACTGGGACGGATGGAAGAAGCTTACAACAGCTCTTGGCAGCAAATGTCAGCTGGTAGGAGACGACTTGTTTGTAACTAACGTAGACTTCCTTAAGAAGGGAATTGAAACAGGTTGTGGTAATTCCATCCTTATCAAAGTAAACCAGATCGGTACACTTACAGAGACTCTGGATGCGATCGAAATGGCTCACCGTAATGGTTACACTTCAGTTACTTCTCACCGTTCCGGCGAGACTGAAGATGCTACAATTGCAGATATTGCCGTTGCAACCAATTCAGGTCAGATCAAAACAGGTTCATTAAGTCGTTCGGATCGTATGGCTAAGTACAACCAGCTTCTTCGTATTGAGGAAGAATTAGGTAGCCGTGCGGTTTATGGTTATGCCAAATTGAAAAAGTCTTGCTGCTAA
- a CDS encoding outer membrane beta-barrel protein: MRLQGSVNNNQPSLSELSAVDQRIDSLQIVRGNPLLQPYTSYQVNLSGEARKGIFTANLWSSYEYRPKAIMDEKFVEGNRIINTFDNQKSWQRLSVETTLKVKPLKDLLQVSATGGVNHYLSDGNTYNHEYTNWFYRGDLSFVYKKVMLAFQIQSNWNWFWGENVYGGENYHLLQAKYNMKNCSIGLGVFNPFSDNYKVVNENWSQHATIKKANYINESSRLVMVQFSWNLSFGRKYASAQKKLQNSDSDSGIVTNSK, from the coding sequence ATAAGACTTCAAGGGAGTGTTAACAACAATCAACCCTCTTTGTCGGAATTAAGCGCCGTTGACCAGCGGATCGACTCCTTACAGATAGTAAGAGGAAACCCATTGCTCCAGCCCTATACATCGTATCAGGTAAATCTGTCGGGAGAAGCCCGCAAAGGTATTTTTACCGCCAATTTATGGTCCTCATACGAATACAGACCCAAAGCCATCATGGATGAGAAGTTTGTTGAAGGGAACCGGATTATCAATACATTCGACAACCAGAAAAGCTGGCAACGTCTTTCCGTGGAAACAACCTTAAAAGTAAAGCCTTTGAAAGACCTTTTGCAAGTATCGGCAACCGGTGGGGTAAACCATTATCTGAGTGATGGAAACACTTACAACCATGAGTATACGAACTGGTTCTACAGAGGAGATTTATCCTTTGTTTACAAAAAGGTGATGCTGGCGTTTCAGATTCAAAGTAACTGGAACTGGTTCTGGGGTGAAAATGTATATGGTGGCGAAAACTATCATCTGTTGCAGGCAAAATATAACATGAAGAACTGTTCAATCGGACTGGGTGTATTCAATCCGTTCTCCGACAACTACAAAGTGGTTAACGAAAACTGGTCGCAGCATGCCACCATTAAGAAAGCCAATTACATCAATGAATCTTCCAGATTGGTTATGGTTCAATTTTCGTGGAACCTAAGTTTCGGAAGAAAATATGCCAGTGCTCAGAAGAAACTTCAGAACAGCGATAGCGACTCGGGTATAGTTACAAACAGCAAATAA
- a CDS encoding glycoside hydrolase family 16 protein, with the protein MKIFRFTPILLILFIAGWSCSPNPRNSFPDNNALSHTPFVPTDNGYKLVWMDSFDGTKLDTTKWSLRGLGSRRIGYNDSSMVKVENGNLLLMYDIKGDSILGAMIGSEGKFETTYGYFECRAELQKSVGPWAAFWMQSPKISEGRDPAEYGVEMDIFEYFNELGPDTLSHALHWAYGPEMQSVGPLKSGLKGLDKGFHTFGFEWTEKNYAFYIDGLKFFEVNEGISKIDQYIILSMEIRDKLEGFKKAVAPDTFKIDYVKVYKK; encoded by the coding sequence ATGAAAATATTCAGATTTACTCCCATCCTTCTTATTCTTTTCATTGCAGGATGGTCTTGCTCTCCAAACCCAAGAAATTCTTTTCCTGATAACAATGCCTTGTCGCATACTCCCTTTGTACCAACAGATAATGGATATAAACTGGTTTGGATGGATAGCTTTGACGGCACAAAGCTGGATACCACCAAATGGAGCCTGCGCGGACTGGGCAGCCGCAGGATCGGATACAACGACTCGTCGATGGTTAAAGTGGAAAATGGCAATCTATTATTGATGTACGACATTAAAGGCGACAGCATACTGGGAGCCATGATTGGTTCGGAAGGTAAGTTTGAAACTACCTACGGTTATTTTGAGTGCCGTGCTGAGCTACAGAAGTCGGTAGGCCCCTGGGCCGCTTTTTGGATGCAGTCACCCAAAATATCGGAGGGAAGAGATCCAGCTGAATACGGTGTTGAAATGGATATATTCGAATATTTTAACGAATTAGGTCCGGATACCCTATCGCATGCCTTACACTGGGCTTATGGGCCCGAAATGCAATCGGTGGGACCGCTTAAAAGCGGATTGAAAGGACTGGATAAAGGCTTTCATACCTTCGGGTTTGAGTGGACCGAAAAGAATTATGCCTTTTACATCGATGGTCTTAAGTTTTTTGAAGTTAACGAAGGGATTTCCAAAATAGATCAATATATAATCCTGAGCATGGAAATAAGGGATAAACTGGAAGGTTTCAAAAAGGCCGTAGCTCCCGATACATTCAAAATAGATTATGTAAAAGTCTACAAAAAGTAG
- a CDS encoding cation:proton antiporter: MNLSILLVTGLPIDNPVLKFLLILLIILFAPLLLNRLRIPHLLGLIIAGAIVGPFGFNLMERDSSIILSGTAGLLYIMFLAGLEIDHDDFKKNSRKSLVFGMYTFLIPMTLGILTGVYILQFSLISSVLLASMFASHTLIAYPILSKLGVTRNRAVTITIGGTMITDTLALLVLTVIVEMSKGTVGPSFWIKILISLLIFGSIVLGLFPIIGRWFFKRFNDNVSQYIFVLVIVFTGAFLAELAGIEPIIGAFLSGLSMNRLIPRTSALMNRVEFVGNAIFIPFFLIGVGMLINFRSFVNFETIKVAVVMTIVATLAKFLAAWLTQKQFKYTRDERDIIFGLSNAQAAATLAAVIVGYNVITGTDSNGTPIRLLNEDVLNGTIFMILVTCTIASFAAQRGAKNIALEESADNGEADVMERERILITVSNEETVDDLVQLSASIKQKGKKSRLFALNVISTDDYDDQADKDARKILEKAIIHASATDNRLSDLLRYDTDVVNAITNTIKEQKITYLIMGLHQKKQITESFLGNLTERLLLQSNATTLIFKPMQPLGTVSRYLVIVPDKAEKELGFPFWLHKVWSLAKNTGTKIVFYSSAHTLNHLKEVCSKQSVGTEYKEFENWDNFNTLNAEVKVNDSFLIIMSRKENPSYHPAMNRIHHFLNNQHNKTGFILIYPMQLRVTDNLNRDLVNPSLLLT; this comes from the coding sequence ATGAACCTTTCAATACTACTGGTAACAGGACTACCCATTGATAATCCTGTGCTAAAATTCCTGTTAATATTACTTATCATACTATTCGCCCCTCTGTTGCTCAACAGGTTGAGAATTCCTCATTTGCTGGGGCTGATAATTGCCGGAGCAATTGTGGGACCTTTTGGTTTTAATCTGATGGAACGCGACAGCAGTATTATTCTTTCGGGTACAGCCGGATTGCTTTATATTATGTTTTTGGCAGGATTGGAGATAGATCACGACGATTTTAAGAAAAACAGCCGTAAAAGTCTGGTATTCGGCATGTACACATTCTTGATTCCTATGACTTTAGGTATCCTTACCGGGGTATACATACTCCAGTTTTCATTGATATCATCGGTTCTTCTGGCCAGTATGTTCGCTTCGCATACCCTCATAGCCTACCCTATTCTAAGCAAATTGGGGGTTACCAGAAATCGGGCGGTAACCATAACCATTGGTGGTACTATGATTACGGATACCCTTGCCTTGCTTGTTCTTACGGTAATTGTTGAAATGTCCAAAGGGACAGTCGGCCCCTCTTTCTGGATTAAGATCCTTATTTCTCTTCTTATTTTCGGATCCATCGTATTGGGATTGTTTCCAATCATAGGGCGTTGGTTCTTTAAACGATTTAACGACAATGTTTCACAATATATTTTTGTTCTGGTAATTGTATTTACCGGAGCATTTCTGGCCGAACTTGCAGGTATCGAACCTATTATAGGTGCGTTTTTGTCGGGGCTGTCCATGAACAGACTCATTCCCCGTACATCCGCATTGATGAACCGGGTGGAGTTTGTTGGAAATGCCATCTTCATTCCCTTTTTCCTGATCGGAGTGGGTATGCTTATTAATTTCAGATCTTTCGTCAACTTCGAAACCATTAAGGTAGCGGTAGTGATGACGATTGTAGCCACCCTTGCCAAATTTCTGGCAGCCTGGTTAACACAAAAGCAATTTAAGTATACCAGAGACGAACGCGATATTATTTTTGGTTTAAGCAATGCACAAGCTGCCGCTACCCTGGCGGCTGTCATTGTAGGTTACAATGTAATTACCGGAACCGACAGCAACGGGACACCCATCCGGTTATTGAACGAGGATGTGCTAAATGGAACAATCTTCATGATATTGGTTACATGTACGATCGCCTCTTTTGCTGCGCAGAGAGGGGCAAAGAATATTGCCCTGGAAGAATCGGCAGACAATGGGGAGGCCGACGTTATGGAACGCGAACGGATTCTTATAACCGTAAGCAACGAGGAAACAGTAGACGATCTGGTGCAGTTGAGCGCCTCCATCAAGCAGAAGGGGAAAAAATCGCGGTTGTTTGCGCTGAACGTAATCAGCACCGACGATTACGATGATCAGGCCGATAAAGATGCCCGGAAGATTCTGGAGAAGGCAATTATCCATGCCTCTGCTACGGACAATCGTTTAAGCGACTTGCTAAGATATGATACGGATGTGGTAAACGCGATTACAAATACGATTAAAGAACAAAAAATTACCTATCTGATAATGGGATTACATCAAAAGAAGCAGATTACCGAATCCTTCCTGGGGAATCTTACCGAACGTTTGTTGCTGCAAAGTAACGCCACAACCTTAATCTTTAAACCGATGCAACCCTTAGGCACTGTAAGCAGGTATTTGGTTATTGTACCGGACAAGGCCGAAAAAGAGCTCGGATTCCCTTTTTGGCTTCATAAAGTATGGAGTCTGGCAAAAAACACCGGTACTAAAATTGTCTTTTATTCATCTGCACATACCTTGAATCACCTGAAAGAAGTTTGCAGTAAACAGTCGGTTGGTACCGAATATAAAGAATTTGAAAACTGGGATAACTTCAATACATTAAATGCAGAGGTTAAAGTGAATGATAGTTTTCTTATTATAATGAGTCGTAAAGAGAATCCGTCTTATCACCCGGCCATGAACCGGATTCATCACTTCTTAAACAATCAGCATAATAAAACGGGATTCATTCTTATTTATCCGATGCAGTTAAGGGTTACAGACAACCTGAACAGAGACCTGGTAAACCCGTCGTTACTGCTTACCTGA
- a CDS encoding carboxypeptidase-like regulatory domain-containing protein, whose protein sequence is MNKLLFTLLFCFSCATLIFAQSLKISGRITDSQSKEPLEFANIVLTTADTT, encoded by the coding sequence ATGAACAAGCTATTATTTACACTCCTGTTTTGCTTTAGTTGTGCAACACTTATTTTTGCACAGAGCCTTAAGATCAGCGGCCGTATTACAGATTCTCAAAGTAAGGAACCGCTCGAATTTGCAAATATCGTACTTACCACTGCCGACACCACATAA
- the rplQ gene encoding 50S ribosomal protein L17, translating to MRHNKKINHLGRTNTHREAMLSNMASSLIKHKRIFTTTAKAKALRKYVEPLITKCKDDSTHSRRVVFSTLQDKYAVTELFQEVSKKIGDRPGGYTRIIKTGNRLGDNAAMCFIELVDYNENMLKENVAKKAAKTRRSRKKATTAEATVAEANEASAE from the coding sequence ATGAGACATAATAAAAAAATCAATCACTTAGGTCGTACAAATACTCACCGTGAGGCGATGCTTTCTAATATGGCTTCTTCTTTGATTAAGCATAAGAGAATCTTTACCACGACAGCAAAAGCCAAGGCACTTCGTAAGTATGTTGAACCACTTATTACAAAGTGTAAAGACGACAGCACACACTCACGTCGTGTTGTTTTCAGCACACTACAGGACAAATATGCTGTAACCGAGTTGTTCCAGGAAGTATCTAAAAAAATTGGTGACCGTCCAGGTGGTTATACAAGAATCATTAAGACTGGTAATCGTTTGGGTGACAATGCAGCTATGTGCTTCATTGAACTTGTAGACTACAACGAAAACATGTTGAAAGAAAATGTAGCTAAAAAAGCTGCTAAAACACGTCGTTCAAGAAAGAAAGCTACTACAGCTGAAGCAACTGTTGCTGAAGCTAACGAAGCATCTGCTGAATAA
- a CDS encoding SusD/RagB family nutrient-binding outer membrane lipoprotein, protein MKLSIKKLSVICLIGSLTAGCTGNFEEMNRNPLAATEVSPSLILPKMIDYGFNCRSWEYQVGDNLHTNLYAQYFANTASYFPSDRYEWKDGWVKDGFWRSYYVYLSKNLHEVQAMLDKHPEYDNMYQVMRIISAMGAARTTDCFGDVPYFEAGQGIIEPKYDAQKDIYYDIFKELTEAATALKSNKANQLSYGNEDILFGGDLTKWVKLANSLRLRYALRLSFIDPAKAKSEGEAALKENLMSSNNDNAAIKNAEANAGHSLWTISFWNEFRASKTMIDIMLTESSVQDPRLPLWFSQTQGYAYGTSEVQYRGVPNGLPASELTKPEYAPVNNSCIWGLYVYPEWNQKAKGSVQEGSVPQGTIVKPQTIMNYAEVCLLKAEAALRGWAGAGDAKENYIAGIRASFDEARAGVSASLYSTAADDAYINGGDVKWDAAASFETKLKQIITQKWIGIYPNGTEAWTEFRRTGYPALAPVVQSDNELIKAGEFIKKFRYIDDERNLNHYSKESSLNQGKGDGQNVRVWWDTNRYN, encoded by the coding sequence ATGAAACTATCCATAAAAAAATTAAGTGTTATTTGCCTCATTGGCAGTTTAACAGCAGGTTGTACGGGTAATTTTGAAGAAATGAACAGGAACCCGTTGGCTGCTACCGAAGTAAGTCCGAGCCTGATTCTTCCTAAAATGATTGACTATGGGTTCAATTGCCGCTCATGGGAATACCAGGTGGGAGACAATCTGCATACCAATCTGTATGCACAGTATTTCGCCAATACAGCCTCTTACTTCCCATCCGACCGTTATGAATGGAAAGACGGCTGGGTGAAAGATGGTTTTTGGCGTTCATACTACGTATACCTTTCAAAGAACCTGCATGAAGTGCAGGCTATGTTGGACAAACACCCCGAATACGATAATATGTATCAGGTAATGCGTATTATTTCGGCCATGGGAGCTGCCCGTACTACCGATTGCTTCGGTGATGTGCCCTATTTTGAAGCAGGACAAGGTATTATTGAACCCAAATACGATGCTCAGAAAGATATTTATTATGATATCTTTAAAGAGCTTACTGAGGCTGCCACTGCCTTGAAAAGTAATAAAGCGAACCAGCTTTCGTACGGCAACGAAGATATTCTTTTTGGAGGTGATCTTACCAAATGGGTGAAATTAGCCAACTCGCTGCGTTTACGTTATGCTTTACGTTTATCATTCATTGATCCGGCCAAAGCAAAAAGCGAAGGAGAAGCAGCATTGAAAGAGAACCTGATGAGCAGCAACAACGACAATGCCGCCATCAAGAATGCAGAAGCAAATGCAGGTCACTCCCTGTGGACCATCAGTTTCTGGAACGAATTCAGGGCCAGTAAGACAATGATCGATATCATGCTGACTGAAAGTTCTGTACAAGACCCCAGACTACCCCTTTGGTTCAGTCAGACTCAAGGATATGCCTACGGAACTTCTGAGGTTCAATACCGTGGGGTTCCCAACGGATTACCTGCTTCCGAATTAACGAAACCGGAATATGCACCTGTAAATAATTCCTGCATCTGGGGATTATATGTTTACCCCGAATGGAATCAGAAAGCCAAAGGGTCTGTACAGGAAGGAAGCGTTCCTCAAGGTACTATCGTGAAACCTCAGACAATCATGAACTATGCAGAGGTATGTTTGCTGAAAGCAGAAGCTGCCTTACGTGGCTGGGCAGGCGCCGGAGATGCTAAAGAAAATTACATTGCAGGTATCCGTGCTTCATTTGACGAAGCTCGTGCCGGTGTAAGTGCCTCACTCTATTCTACAGCTGCCGACGATGCTTATATTAACGGTGGAGATGTAAAATGGGATGCTGCAGCAAGTTTTGAAACCAAGCTGAAGCAAATCATCACCCAGAAATGGATTGGCATCTATCCAAATGGTACAGAGGCGTGGACCGAATTCCGCAGAACAGGTTATCCGGCTCTTGCTCCGGTGGTTCAAAGCGACAACGAGCTTATTAAAGCTGGCGAGTTTATCAAGAAGTTCCGTTATATCGATGACGAACGGAATCTGAATCATTACTCAAAGGAAAGTTCCCTTAACCAGGGAAAGGGCGACGGACAAAATGTTCGTGTATGGTGGGATACGAACCGCTATAATTAA
- a CDS encoding IS1182 family transposase: protein MTKLHFRPYISNQTLLFPSRIDEDIAEDDPVRVVNALVDNLDLNNIKALYKEYGRSPYHPQMMLKVIIYAYMNNVYSCRKIEKLLLRDIHYIWLAGYEKPDFITINRFRNRVKHEINQIFTQLVLLLAGKGYVSLDVEYIDGTKIESKANKYTFVWRKSVEKNRDKLLDKIRILLEQIDETIAQDKAAENQSVAFTPAAISDLARELKEALAEQPAARTREEKKARRAREKEIKELEKHGDKLAEYDQHLQTLGDRNSYSKSDPSATFMRMKEDAMNNGQTKPGYNLQIGTENQFITDFSLFPNPTDTLTLIPFLSSFSGRYNRLPGKAVADSGYGSEENYRFMEEHDIESFVKYNWFHKEQKRSFKNNPFLVDNLYYNAKDDYYVCPMGQHMTFVGKTHGRTASGYITESHRYRAARCEGCPLRTGCFKAKGNRSIEVNRRLVEYKRKAREKLISDEGLEHRSKRPIEPEAVFGQMKYNMAYRRFRHFGLDKVTMDFAFFAIAFNIKKMCAKAAKGISKGFYNRKITLKTAFYEVISDQNRIERKINPKWAA from the coding sequence ATGACAAAGTTACATTTTCGCCCGTATATATCCAACCAAACGCTTCTTTTTCCGAGCCGGATTGATGAAGATATTGCTGAAGATGACCCTGTCCGGGTAGTCAATGCCCTGGTTGACAATCTTGACCTTAATAATATTAAGGCTCTTTATAAAGAATATGGTCGTAGTCCCTATCATCCACAGATGATGCTCAAGGTGATTATCTACGCCTACATGAACAACGTTTATTCCTGTCGCAAGATTGAGAAGCTGCTTCTTCGCGACATCCATTATATCTGGCTTGCCGGGTATGAAAAACCAGACTTTATTACAATCAACCGTTTTCGTAATCGGGTAAAGCATGAGATTAACCAGATTTTCACCCAACTAGTGCTTCTTCTTGCCGGTAAAGGCTATGTGAGTCTGGATGTGGAATACATTGATGGGACAAAGATTGAATCCAAAGCCAACAAATATACCTTTGTCTGGCGCAAAAGCGTGGAGAAGAACCGGGACAAACTTCTCGATAAAATAAGAATCCTGCTTGAACAGATTGATGAAACGATCGCCCAGGATAAAGCAGCAGAGAATCAATCCGTGGCGTTTACTCCGGCAGCCATCTCCGATCTTGCCCGGGAGTTGAAGGAGGCGCTGGCAGAGCAACCCGCAGCCAGGACCAGGGAAGAAAAGAAAGCCCGTCGGGCAAGGGAGAAAGAGATAAAAGAGTTAGAGAAGCACGGCGATAAGCTTGCCGAATATGACCAGCATCTGCAAACACTCGGGGATCGTAATTCTTATTCCAAAAGTGATCCTTCAGCCACCTTTATGCGCATGAAAGAGGATGCGATGAACAACGGCCAGACCAAACCCGGCTACAACTTACAAATCGGGACAGAGAACCAATTCATCACCGACTTTTCCCTGTTCCCCAACCCTACAGACACATTAACCCTTATACCTTTCCTTAGCTCGTTTTCCGGACGTTACAACCGGCTTCCCGGCAAAGCCGTTGCCGACTCCGGTTATGGATCGGAGGAGAATTATCGTTTTATGGAAGAACATGATATAGAGTCTTTTGTAAAATACAACTGGTTCCACAAAGAGCAGAAGCGTTCGTTTAAGAATAATCCTTTTCTGGTGGATAATTTATATTATAATGCCAAAGATGATTACTATGTTTGCCCCATGGGGCAGCATATGACCTTTGTGGGTAAGACTCATGGAAGGACAGCTAGCGGATATATTACCGAATCACATCGCTACAGGGCAGCAAGATGCGAAGGATGCCCTCTTCGGACCGGATGCTTCAAAGCCAAGGGGAATCGCTCCATCGAAGTTAACCGCAGACTCGTGGAATATAAACGCAAAGCCCGTGAGAAGCTGATCTCGGATGAGGGACTTGAACACCGATCCAAACGACCTATAGAACCAGAAGCCGTTTTCGGACAAATGAAATACAATATGGCATACCGTCGATTCCGTCACTTCGGACTCGACAAAGTCACCATGGACTTTGCCTTCTTTGCCATAGCCTTCAACATAAAAAAGATGTGTGCAAAAGCAGCTAAAGGGATATCAAAGGGCTTTTATAACAGGAAAATTACTCTGAAAACAGCGTTTTATGAGGTGATAAGCGATCAAAATCGAATCGAAAGAAAAATCAATCCAAAATGGGCGGCTTGA